One Thauera sp. K11 DNA window includes the following coding sequences:
- a CDS encoding transcriptional regulator, translated as MFTVAETEIFTADAKSIWSEAERLEFVTWIAGNPLAGDVIPGSGGCRKVRWSRSGMGKRDGARVIYYNRLENGTIWLLVIYAKAVRGNIPGHLLKAIKEAIDDE; from the coding sequence ATGTTCACCGTTGCCGAAACAGAAATCTTCACCGCCGATGCGAAATCGATCTGGTCGGAGGCCGAACGTCTGGAGTTCGTCACGTGGATTGCCGGCAACCCGCTGGCCGGTGACGTGATTCCCGGCTCCGGGGGATGCCGCAAGGTGCGTTGGTCACGGTCTGGCATGGGAAAGCGCGACGGTGCGCGGGTGATCTACTACAATCGGCTGGAGAACGGCACGATCTGGCTGCTTGTGATCTACGCCAAGGCGGTGCGCGGCAACATCCCGGGGCACTTGCTCAAAGCGATCAAGGAGGCGATTGACGATGAATGA
- a CDS encoding IS5 family transposase, translating to MGPKPKGPQTGELFRQPLAELINGRHPLVKLAELIDWSVFEREWAPLFPSGRGRPATPPRLVAGLLYLQHTFACSDEALIWTWVENPYWQHFCGETYFQHEPPIDPSSLSRWRKRIGEAGVEWLLTATIEAARKAQVIKAASLEKVIVDTTVMEKAIAYPTDSRLLERGRQHLVKLAGRLGIKLRQNYNRQAPRLAGQVGRYAHAKQYKRMRATLKKLRTLVGRVWRDIDRQRTGVAPEQAAKVESILARVRRLLDQKPKDKNKLYSLHAPEVECIAKGKARQPYEFGVKVTVATTHREGLVVGMRSLPGNPFDGHTLAEALEQVEILTEKKPKAVFVDKGYQGAQVPGREVWRSGMRRGVTCRLKRDIRRRSAIEPMIGHMKNEGLLRRNWLRGSLGDALHAVLCGAGHNLRMILRKLWLLRARILALLEALSVFPAASRNSPALTGIAA from the coding sequence ATGGGACCGAAGCCGAAGGGGCCGCAAACGGGAGAGTTGTTCCGCCAGCCGCTGGCGGAACTGATCAACGGGAGGCATCCGCTTGTGAAGCTGGCGGAGTTGATCGACTGGAGCGTTTTCGAGCGGGAATGGGCGCCGCTCTTTCCGTCAGGGCGGGGCCGGCCGGCGACACCGCCCCGTCTCGTGGCCGGGTTGCTCTATCTGCAGCACACCTTTGCCTGTTCCGATGAGGCGCTGATTTGGACTTGGGTGGAGAACCCGTACTGGCAGCACTTCTGCGGCGAGACCTACTTTCAGCACGAGCCCCCCATCGATCCCTCCTCCCTGTCACGCTGGCGCAAGCGCATCGGCGAAGCAGGCGTGGAGTGGCTGCTGACGGCGACCATCGAGGCCGCCCGGAAAGCGCAGGTGATCAAGGCGGCGAGCCTGGAGAAAGTGATTGTCGACACGACGGTCATGGAGAAGGCCATTGCCTATCCGACCGACAGCCGGTTGCTGGAGCGTGGCCGCCAACATCTGGTGAAGTTGGCTGGCCGGCTCGGGATCAAGCTGCGGCAGAACTACAACCGGCAAGCGCCCCGCTTGGCAGGACAGGTCGGCCGCTATGCCCATGCCAAGCAATACAAGCGGATGCGGGCGACGCTGAAGAAATTGCGTACCCTAGTGGGCCGGGTCTGGCGCGATATCGACCGACAGCGAACCGGCGTTGCCCCTGAGCAAGCAGCCAAGGTGGAATCGATTCTGGCCCGTGTCCGGCGTCTGCTTGATCAGAAGCCGAAGGACAAGAACAAGCTCTACAGCCTGCATGCCCCAGAAGTCGAGTGCATCGCCAAGGGCAAGGCCCGGCAGCCCTACGAGTTCGGGGTGAAGGTCACGGTTGCCACGACGCACCGGGAAGGACTGGTCGTCGGCATGCGCAGCCTGCCGGGCAATCCCTTTGACGGGCACACCTTGGCCGAAGCCCTTGAGCAGGTCGAAATCCTCACCGAGAAAAAACCGAAAGCGGTCTTTGTCGACAAGGGCTACCAGGGCGCCCAGGTGCCGGGGAGGGAGGTTTGGCGCAGCGGCATGCGACGCGGTGTCACCTGTCGGCTCAAACGGGATATCCGACGGCGAAGTGCCATCGAGCCGATGATCGGCCACATGAAGAATGAAGGATTGCTGCGACGGAACTGGCTGCGCGGCAGCCTGGGCGACGCGCTGCATGCCGTCCTCTGCGGCGCCGGCCATAACCTGCGGATGATTCTCCGGAAGCTGTGGCTTCTTCGCGCCCGGATTCTAGCCCTTCTCGAAGCGCTATCTGTCTTCCCCGCGGCTTCGAGAAACTCACCGGCGCTGACCGGAATCGCCGCGTAA
- a CDS encoding helix-turn-helix domain-containing protein: MTGTELGEKLLASVRQMKAGQAARETRVALSPAVEARQKVGLSQAEFARLLGVSVRTLQDWEQGRREPSGAAKTLLRIAASNPAAVLAAVE, from the coding sequence ATGACGGGCACCGAACTGGGCGAGAAGCTCCTGGCCTCGGTTCGCCAGATGAAAGCCGGCCAGGCAGCGCGTGAAACCCGTGTGGCCTTGTCGCCGGCCGTCGAAGCGCGGCAGAAGGTGGGCTTGTCGCAGGCGGAATTTGCCCGCCTGCTCGGCGTTTCTGTCCGCACCCTGCAGGACTGGGAGCAGGGGCGGCGCGAACCTTCAGGGGCCGCAAAGACCCTGCTGCGCATCGCCGCGAGCAACCCGGCGGCGGTGTTGGCGGCAGTGGAGTAG
- a CDS encoding S1 family peptidase, translating to MTATPAWPRRRVLLAGAAVALAAWMPQRAAADLVRLLPQIKPSIVAVGTYQRTRSPAFRFLGTGFAVGDGRLVATNAHVVPETTANEQMEVLVVMSPGDEQTGMARQVVRVASDRGHDLALLRLQGGPPLPPLPLAATERVQEGQAVAFTGFPIGNVLGMTPVTHRGIIAAITPIGIPQANSRDLNPVLVRRLSSEVFRVYQLDATAYPGNSGSPLFDPETGDVIGVMNMVFVKSTKESVLTDPSGISYAIPIEHLRKLLANVQ from the coding sequence ATGACGGCGACGCCCGCATGGCCGCGCCGGCGCGTCCTGCTGGCCGGCGCCGCCGTGGCCCTGGCGGCGTGGATGCCGCAGCGCGCGGCGGCCGATCTGGTGCGCCTGCTGCCGCAGATCAAGCCGTCCATCGTCGCGGTGGGGACCTACCAGCGGACGCGCAGCCCCGCCTTCCGGTTTCTCGGCACCGGCTTCGCGGTGGGGGACGGCCGGCTGGTCGCGACCAACGCGCACGTCGTGCCCGAGACCACCGCGAACGAGCAGATGGAAGTGCTGGTCGTGATGTCGCCCGGCGACGAACAGACCGGCATGGCGCGCCAGGTGGTGCGCGTGGCGAGCGACCGCGGGCACGATCTGGCGCTGCTGCGCCTGCAGGGCGGCCCGCCGCTGCCGCCGTTGCCGCTGGCGGCGACCGAACGCGTGCAGGAAGGGCAGGCCGTCGCATTCACTGGCTTTCCCATCGGCAACGTGCTGGGCATGACGCCGGTGACCCATCGCGGCATCATCGCCGCCATCACGCCGATCGGCATTCCCCAGGCCAACTCGCGGGATCTGAATCCGGTACTCGTGAGGCGCCTGTCGAGCGAGGTCTTCCGCGTCTATCAGCTCGACGCCACCGCCTATCCCGGCAACAGCGGCAGCCCGCTGTTCGATCCCGAGACCGGCGACGTGATCGGCGTCATGAACATGGTGTTCGTGAAGTCGACCAAGGAGAGCGTGCTGACGGACCCGTCGGGCATCAGCTACGCGATTCCGATCGAGCACCTGCGCAAGCTGCTTGCCAACGTGCAGTGA
- a CDS encoding aromatic-ring-hydroxylating dioxygenase subunit beta has translation MNYDYVRDFLIREANCLDEHDWDAWLDMYAKDVTFWVPAWDVDGELTRDPQKEISLMYYARRDGLEDRVFRIRTERSTASTPPPRTAHNISNIQLIEVGGEACAVRFNWLTMSYRFKTVSQFFGTSTYRIVVDHGVPLVKEKKVVLKNDCIHQVLDIYHI, from the coding sequence ATGAATTACGACTACGTCAGGGATTTTCTCATCCGCGAGGCGAACTGCCTCGACGAGCACGACTGGGATGCCTGGCTGGACATGTACGCGAAGGATGTGACCTTCTGGGTGCCGGCCTGGGACGTCGATGGCGAATTGACGCGGGACCCGCAGAAAGAAATCTCGCTGATGTACTACGCCCGCCGCGATGGCCTCGAAGACCGGGTATTCCGCATTCGCACCGAACGCTCCACGGCAAGCACGCCCCCGCCGAGAACCGCTCACAACATCAGCAATATTCAACTCATCGAGGTTGGGGGTGAGGCGTGCGCGGTGCGGTTCAACTGGCTGACGATGAGCTACCGTTTCAAGACCGTCTCGCAATTCTTCGGCACGAGCACCTACCGGATCGTCGTCGATCACGGCGTTCCCCTGGTCAAGGAGAAAAAAGTCGTGCTCAAGAACGACTGTATCCACCAAGTGCTCGACATCTATCACATCTAG
- a CDS encoding 1,6-dihydroxycyclohexa-2,4-diene-1-carboxylate dehydrogenase has product MDRGRFDGKVAVVTGAAQGIGRAVALAMAREGAKVVAVDRSEFVHELRGQNGPADTRLATVIGDLEKFGECERVMAEAVSMHGRLDILVNNVGGTIWVKPFEHYRENEISAEISRSLFPTLWCCRAALPVMLAQGGGVIVNVSSIATRGIHRVPYSAAKGGINAITACLAFENGERGVRVNAVAPGGTRAEARRIPRNPAPMSPQEETWYREMVEQSVGSTAMKRFGDVDDQVNAILFLASDESGYITGVTLPVGGGDLG; this is encoded by the coding sequence GTGGATAGAGGACGATTCGATGGAAAGGTCGCCGTCGTTACCGGTGCGGCGCAGGGTATCGGTAGGGCGGTAGCGCTGGCAATGGCGCGGGAGGGAGCGAAGGTCGTGGCGGTGGACCGATCCGAATTCGTGCATGAATTGCGCGGGCAAAACGGGCCGGCCGATACCCGGCTGGCGACGGTCATCGGCGACCTCGAGAAATTCGGGGAATGCGAACGCGTGATGGCCGAGGCCGTTTCGATGCACGGCAGGCTGGACATCCTTGTGAACAATGTCGGCGGAACGATATGGGTCAAGCCCTTCGAACACTATCGGGAGAACGAGATATCGGCCGAAATCAGCCGTTCCCTGTTTCCGACCCTGTGGTGTTGCCGGGCGGCCTTACCCGTCATGCTCGCGCAGGGTGGCGGCGTGATCGTGAATGTATCGTCGATCGCTACCCGTGGAATCCATCGGGTTCCTTACTCAGCGGCCAAAGGCGGCATCAATGCGATCACGGCCTGTCTGGCCTTCGAGAACGGCGAACGAGGAGTCAGGGTGAATGCCGTCGCTCCCGGCGGCACCCGCGCCGAGGCGCGCCGCATCCCGCGCAATCCCGCTCCAATGTCCCCGCAGGAGGAAACCTGGTATCGGGAAATGGTGGAGCAGTCCGTCGGTTCGACCGCCATGAAACGTTTTGGCGACGTCGATGACCAGGTCAATGCCATTCTGTTCCTCGCATCCGATGAATCGGGCTATATCACCGGCGTGACCCTTCCGGTTGGGGGAGGCGACCTGGGGTAA
- a CDS encoding AraC family transcriptional regulator, with product MLDSLLKKSTVFPIADPYQVSAYVNRHIGLHTLKTEKRIECASLRHARLDDLGLMVIGYGSSAAVSTPKLVRNYHLQLVINGECVVRYRRDEISLDVGAATLIPPDEEVKFFYSSDCMKLIVKIPSGVFDRTCREGCGYLPSGGVHFDKVVRKLGEDVAFRHMLELVCLEAEKARVCGNRSIEPLKQFLGYKLLEWFPHNVDRLDSTREDEGLIGHVDDYISENIHRPITVAELADHCNITSRTLQNVFSRHRGVSPATYIKRKRLEAIYDVLKSSNRSKKMVTHIAMDYGFTHLGRFAADYRKLFGEFPSETLRN from the coding sequence ATGCTGGACAGTCTTCTCAAGAAAAGCACGGTATTTCCGATAGCGGACCCCTATCAGGTATCGGCCTATGTAAATAGACATATCGGCCTGCACACGCTGAAAACGGAAAAGCGGATCGAGTGCGCCTCGCTGCGCCATGCCAGGCTCGATGATCTCGGCCTGATGGTCATCGGCTATGGTTCCTCGGCTGCGGTCAGCACGCCGAAACTTGTCCGGAATTACCATCTGCAACTCGTCATCAACGGCGAGTGCGTCGTCAGGTATCGCCGCGACGAAATCAGCCTGGACGTCGGCGCAGCCACGCTGATTCCGCCCGACGAGGAAGTCAAGTTCTTCTATTCCTCCGATTGCATGAAGCTGATCGTGAAAATACCGTCGGGTGTCTTCGATCGGACTTGCAGGGAGGGCTGTGGATACCTGCCATCGGGCGGCGTCCACTTCGACAAGGTGGTGCGCAAACTGGGCGAGGACGTCGCATTCCGGCATATGCTGGAATTGGTATGCCTTGAGGCCGAAAAGGCGCGCGTGTGCGGGAACCGATCAATCGAGCCGCTGAAGCAGTTTCTTGGCTACAAGCTGCTCGAATGGTTTCCGCACAATGTCGATCGCCTGGATTCCACCAGAGAAGACGAAGGGCTGATCGGCCATGTGGATGATTACATTTCCGAGAACATCCACAGGCCGATCACGGTTGCCGAACTCGCCGACCACTGCAATATCACATCCCGCACCTTACAGAATGTGTTCAGTCGGCATCGGGGCGTGTCGCCTGCCACCTATATCAAGCGGAAACGGCTCGAAGCGATATACGACGTCCTGAAAAGCAGCAACCGTTCGAAGAAGATGGTGACGCATATCGCGATGGACTACGGATTCACTCACCTGGGCCGATTCGCCGCGGATTACAGGAAGCTGTTCGGCGAATTCCCTTCTGAAACCCTCAGGAATTGA
- a CDS encoding transglycosylase SLT domain-containing protein, translated as MRRANERATKRVRRLAAGLGLAMLSSAALGGQEEEAVKTAFAQHARYLAQEALGYEHGEGVPRDQGHAARLYCESARLGDPEGMYALGWMYANGRGVERNDAYAGTLFAMAAQLGNEHAQRMLRFTGEYTGAVPECMHTPPETVLEHWPAETVLAALAPARREVAQLLLKLAPQYGIQPQFALAIGITESNLNPGAVSPKSAMGVMQLIPETAERFNVKNPYDPEQNIRGGLAYLRWLLAYFRGDIALAAAGYNAGEGAVDRYRGVPPYRETQGYVERILAFVRNRHHPYDERVVAPSTAVSGLRAIGRAGGES; from the coding sequence ATGAGACGAGCGAACGAGCGTGCAACGAAGCGGGTCCGCCGCCTTGCGGCGGGCCTGGGTCTCGCCATGCTGTCGTCGGCGGCGCTGGGCGGGCAGGAAGAGGAGGCCGTCAAGACGGCCTTCGCGCAGCATGCCCGCTACCTGGCCCAGGAGGCGCTGGGCTACGAACACGGCGAGGGCGTGCCGCGCGACCAGGGGCACGCGGCGCGGCTGTACTGCGAATCCGCCCGCCTCGGCGACCCGGAAGGCATGTACGCCCTGGGCTGGATGTATGCCAACGGCCGGGGCGTCGAGCGCAACGACGCCTATGCCGGAACGCTCTTCGCAATGGCGGCGCAACTCGGAAACGAGCACGCCCAGCGGATGCTGCGCTTCACCGGCGAGTACACCGGTGCCGTGCCCGAGTGCATGCACACCCCGCCCGAGACCGTCCTCGAGCATTGGCCGGCCGAAACCGTGCTCGCCGCGCTGGCGCCCGCGCGCAGGGAAGTCGCGCAACTGCTGCTGAAGCTGGCGCCGCAGTACGGCATACAGCCGCAGTTCGCGCTGGCGATCGGGATCACCGAGTCCAACCTCAACCCGGGCGCCGTATCACCCAAGAGCGCGATGGGCGTGATGCAGTTGATCCCCGAGACGGCGGAGCGCTTCAACGTCAAGAACCCCTACGATCCCGAGCAGAACATCCGCGGCGGGCTCGCCTACCTGCGCTGGCTGCTCGCCTATTTCCGCGGCGACATCGCCCTCGCGGCGGCGGGCTACAACGCAGGAGAAGGGGCCGTCGACCGCTATCGGGGCGTGCCACCCTATCGCGAAACGCAGGGATACGTCGAGCGCATCCTTGCGTTCGTCCGGAACCGCCATCACCCCTACGACGAGCGCGTGGTGGCGCCGAGTACCGCGGTTTCGGGCCTGCGGGCGATCGGGCGGGCGGGCGGCGAATCATGA
- a CDS encoding ABC transporter substrate-binding protein, giving the protein MDSRINRRNFILSATALGGAAAIGGVLPRSARAQSGKLKVGLMLPYSGTYAQLGNAIENGFRLFLLERGGRLAGREVEIVKVDDESDPAKAPENTSRLIKRDKVDLLVGTVHTGVAMAMLKQSRETGTLHIIPNAGAGAATGALCAPNVFRTSFTNWQAIYPLGKHVYGKGQKTAVWITWKYGAGEEAGEGFKEGFVKAGGRILRELHLPFPQVEFQPLLTEIASIRPDAVVCFFAGAAGAKFIKDYAAAGLKNKIPLYSSFLTEGILDAVGNAAEGIETTAHYGDSLDMKKNDEFRLAYAKAFGSNADVFAVQGYDTAQLFAAGIEAVKGDVDDRKGIIAAMESAVIDSPRGVWTMSKAHNPIQDIYLRRVVGNENKVVGIAHKALADPALGCRMV; this is encoded by the coding sequence ATGGATTCGAGAATCAATCGTCGCAATTTCATCTTGAGCGCCACGGCCCTCGGCGGTGCCGCGGCAATTGGCGGCGTGCTGCCGAGGTCTGCCCGGGCACAGAGCGGCAAGCTGAAGGTGGGGCTGATGCTGCCCTATTCGGGAACCTACGCTCAATTGGGCAATGCGATCGAGAACGGGTTCCGCCTCTTTCTGCTCGAACGCGGAGGAAGGCTCGCGGGGCGCGAAGTGGAGATCGTCAAGGTCGACGACGAATCCGACCCGGCGAAGGCGCCCGAGAACACGAGCCGCCTTATCAAGCGCGACAAAGTGGATCTGCTGGTCGGCACCGTCCACACCGGAGTCGCGATGGCCATGCTCAAGCAGTCGCGGGAAACGGGGACTCTGCACATCATTCCCAATGCAGGAGCGGGCGCGGCAACGGGCGCCTTGTGCGCACCCAATGTCTTTCGCACGTCGTTCACCAACTGGCAGGCGATTTATCCGCTTGGAAAGCACGTCTACGGCAAGGGGCAGAAGACCGCGGTATGGATTACCTGGAAATACGGTGCCGGCGAGGAGGCCGGCGAAGGTTTCAAGGAAGGGTTCGTCAAGGCGGGCGGGAGAATACTCCGGGAATTGCACCTGCCCTTTCCGCAAGTCGAGTTCCAGCCCTTACTGACCGAAATCGCATCGATCAGGCCGGATGCCGTCGTCTGCTTCTTCGCCGGCGCTGCCGGGGCCAAGTTCATCAAGGATTACGCGGCGGCCGGGCTGAAAAACAAGATCCCCCTGTACAGTTCCTTTCTCACCGAAGGCATCCTGGATGCCGTGGGCAATGCCGCTGAAGGCATCGAAACCACGGCACACTACGGCGATTCACTAGACATGAAGAAGAATGACGAGTTTCGTCTGGCCTACGCGAAGGCGTTCGGGAGCAATGCCGACGTGTTCGCTGTCCAGGGCTACGATACGGCCCAGCTTTTCGCGGCCGGCATCGAAGCGGTCAAAGGCGATGTCGACGACAGGAAAGGCATCATCGCGGCGATGGAAAGCGCCGTCATCGACAGCCCGCGCGGGGTATGGACGATGTCGAAGGCCCACAACCCCATTCAGGACATCTATCTGCGCAGAGTGGTCGGCAACGAGAACAAGGTGGTCGGCATTGCCCACAAGGCGCTCGCCGATCCGGCGCTCGGCTGCAGGATGGTTTGA
- a CDS encoding tyrosine-type recombinase/integrase, translating into MPLTDTAIRQAKPADKPFKLTDGGGLFLQIQPTGGKLWRMKYRFDGKEKLLALGAYPAVGLAAARKAHAAAREQLAAGIDPGAAKQEAKRAAKVASDNTFEAVARAWWAIWRKDKVEGTARNAIRTLELHVFPHIGKKPIAGIKPADILHLLRRIEAIGTTETLKRVRARIGEIYIHAIATGVAESNPAEGLHKALTTHQEKRRPALRATDLHEFFVRLDAVRISTMVKAAIRLQVLTFVRPGELRCPLWDEFDLDGATWVIPAERDRSRGLTGMKMKEEHIVPLSRQAVEILRELKATSGGHDLLFPNRNGQGRPISDGTVNQALRAMGYEAGQVTGAGFRATATGALLELGYRPDVIDKQLAHRERNQVFAAYSHHAQFMAERRAMMQGWADYLDEMRKGARIIPFPEATRG; encoded by the coding sequence ATGCCACTGACCGACACCGCGATCCGCCAGGCAAAGCCGGCCGACAAGCCGTTCAAGCTCACCGACGGTGGTGGGCTCTTCCTGCAAATCCAGCCCACCGGCGGCAAGCTGTGGCGCATGAAGTACCGCTTCGACGGCAAGGAAAAGCTGCTCGCGCTGGGCGCATACCCTGCGGTCGGGCTGGCGGCAGCACGCAAGGCGCATGCGGCAGCGCGCGAACAGCTCGCGGCCGGCATCGACCCCGGCGCGGCGAAGCAGGAAGCCAAGCGCGCCGCCAAGGTCGCCAGCGACAACACCTTCGAGGCGGTCGCCCGTGCGTGGTGGGCGATCTGGCGCAAGGACAAGGTCGAGGGCACCGCGCGCAACGCCATTCGCACACTGGAGCTTCACGTCTTCCCGCACATCGGCAAGAAGCCGATCGCCGGCATCAAGCCGGCCGACATCCTGCACCTGCTACGCCGGATCGAGGCGATCGGCACGACCGAGACCCTGAAGCGCGTGCGCGCCCGGATCGGCGAAATCTACATCCACGCCATCGCCACCGGCGTGGCCGAGAGCAACCCGGCCGAAGGCCTGCACAAGGCGCTGACCACGCACCAGGAGAAGCGCCGCCCTGCCCTGCGCGCCACCGACCTGCATGAGTTCTTCGTCCGCCTGGACGCGGTGCGCATCAGCACCATGGTCAAGGCCGCCATCCGCCTGCAGGTGCTCACCTTCGTCCGCCCGGGAGAACTGCGCTGCCCGCTGTGGGATGAATTCGACCTCGATGGCGCCACGTGGGTGATTCCCGCCGAGCGCGACCGTAGCCGGGGGCTCACCGGGATGAAGATGAAGGAAGAGCACATCGTTCCGCTGTCCCGCCAGGCCGTCGAGATCCTGCGCGAGCTGAAGGCGACCAGCGGCGGGCATGATCTGCTCTTCCCGAACCGCAACGGCCAGGGCCGACCCATCTCCGACGGCACGGTGAACCAGGCGCTGCGGGCGATGGGCTACGAGGCCGGGCAAGTCACTGGCGCCGGGTTCCGGGCGACTGCGACCGGAGCGCTACTCGAACTCGGCTACCGGCCCGACGTGATCGACAAGCAGCTCGCCCACCGCGAGCGCAATCAGGTCTTCGCCGCCTATTCCCACCACGCGCAGTTCATGGCCGAGCGCCGGGCGATGATGCAGGGGTGGGCGGATTACCTGGACGAGATGCGGAAGGGGGCGAGGATCATCCCGTTCCCGGAAGCAACGAGGGGATAA
- a CDS encoding Rieske 2Fe-2S domain-containing protein, translating into MDIGLIREKLSGAVQEDPEKGLYRVRRSAFTDEDLFEFEMKHLFEGGWVYVAHESQIPNPNDFYTTYVGRQPIVISRSRSGELVAFTNACSHRGATICRVAKGNKAVHTCPFHGWSFDSAGRLIKVKDAEGAGYPDGFNRAGSHDLKRLPRFESYRGFLFASLCADVKPLAEHLGEARHMIDMLVDQAPEGLEVLRGASTYVFDGNWKLQAENGADGYHLTSTHWNYVVTINRRKTGQSIDDVKAMDASTFSKQPGGFFAFENGHIMVWSRWPNGQDRPIAERRQELAERVGEARASWAVNYLRNLCLYPNVFLMDQFSSQIRVFRPLGVNKTEVTIFCIAPKGESPDARAHRIRQYEDFFNASGMATPDDLEEFRACQEGFMGRNLEWNDLSRGATHWIVGGDENAASIGMKPLMSGVRVEDEGLFVAQHRYWLEAMTQAVEREAKEQAE; encoded by the coding sequence ATGGATATCGGTTTGATCAGGGAAAAGCTTTCCGGCGCCGTACAGGAGGACCCGGAAAAGGGGCTGTATCGGGTGCGACGCAGTGCTTTCACCGACGAGGATCTTTTCGAGTTCGAGATGAAGCATCTGTTCGAAGGAGGATGGGTCTACGTCGCGCATGAAAGCCAGATCCCCAATCCCAACGACTTCTACACGACCTACGTCGGCCGCCAGCCGATCGTGATCAGCAGAAGCAGATCGGGGGAGCTGGTGGCATTCACGAATGCATGCAGCCATCGGGGCGCGACGATCTGCCGCGTCGCGAAAGGCAACAAGGCCGTCCATACCTGTCCGTTCCACGGCTGGTCCTTCGATTCGGCGGGCAGGCTCATCAAGGTCAAGGATGCGGAAGGGGCGGGCTATCCCGACGGTTTCAACCGGGCCGGCTCCCACGATCTCAAGAGACTGCCCCGTTTCGAGTCGTACCGCGGCTTTCTTTTCGCGAGTCTGTGCGCCGACGTCAAACCGCTGGCCGAGCATCTGGGCGAGGCGCGGCACATGATCGACATGCTGGTCGACCAGGCGCCCGAGGGCTTGGAGGTGCTGCGGGGGGCGTCGACCTATGTCTTCGATGGGAACTGGAAACTGCAGGCGGAGAACGGCGCCGATGGCTACCACCTGACGTCCACGCACTGGAACTACGTCGTTACGATCAACCGGCGCAAGACCGGCCAGAGCATCGACGACGTCAAGGCGATGGACGCCAGCACGTTCAGCAAGCAGCCCGGTGGATTCTTCGCCTTCGAGAACGGGCACATCATGGTGTGGTCGCGCTGGCCCAACGGTCAGGACAGACCGATTGCCGAGCGCAGGCAGGAACTGGCGGAGCGCGTCGGTGAGGCGCGCGCCTCCTGGGCCGTCAATTACCTGCGCAATCTGTGCCTGTATCCGAACGTGTTCCTGATGGATCAGTTCAGTTCGCAGATTCGCGTCTTCCGCCCGCTCGGCGTGAACAAGACCGAGGTGACGATCTTCTGCATTGCGCCCAAGGGTGAGAGCCCGGATGCAAGGGCGCACCGGATCCGCCAGTACGAAGATTTCTTCAATGCGAGCGGAATGGCCACGCCCGATGATCTCGAAGAATTTCGCGCCTGCCAGGAAGGCTTCATGGGCCGCAACTTGGAATGGAACGACCTGTCCCGGGGCGCGACGCACTGGATCGTGGGGGGCGACGAGAACGCGGCTTCCATCGGCATGAAGCCCTTGATGTCCGGGGTGCGCGTCGAGGATGAAGGGCTTTTCGTCGCGCAGCACCGGTACTGGCTCGAGGCGATGACGCAGGCCGTCGAGCGCGAAGCAAAGGAGCAGGCCGAATGA